A single window of Anaerocolumna chitinilytica DNA harbors:
- a CDS encoding uracil-DNA glycosylase family protein: MIFERIKQEIMADPMNESYTKMEIPPLFKASAEARIAIVGQAPGQKAEATRLFWNDLSGDRLREWMGVSREMFYSTNRIAHLPMDFYYPGKAKTGDAPPRKGFAEKWHPLLLREMPNIETIILIGNYAQKYYLDKRREKSLTETVRNFHKYLPEYFPLVHPSPLNLGWLKQNPWFEKDVLPVLREIVIRNL, from the coding sequence ATGATATTTGAAAGAATCAAACAAGAGATTATGGCTGACCCAATGAACGAATCCTATACCAAAATGGAAATTCCACCGTTATTTAAAGCTTCTGCAGAGGCCCGGATAGCCATTGTTGGACAAGCACCGGGACAAAAGGCAGAAGCAACCAGGTTGTTTTGGAATGATTTAAGCGGCGACCGATTACGAGAGTGGATGGGTGTATCACGTGAGATGTTTTATAGTACGAATCGAATCGCTCATTTGCCTATGGATTTCTATTATCCTGGAAAAGCGAAAACCGGTGACGCTCCGCCGCGAAAAGGTTTTGCAGAAAAATGGCATCCGCTTTTATTGAGGGAAATGCCCAATATTGAAACTATAATTTTAATCGGTAACTATGCACAGAAATATTATTTAGATAAAAGACGTGAGAAAAGTTTAACTGAAACAGTGAGAAATTTTCATAAATACCTACCGGAATATTTTCCGTTGGTACATCCTTCTCCATTAAATCTAGGCTGGCTGAAACAAAATCCATGGTTTGAAAAGGATGTTTTACCGGTTCTAAGAGAAATTGTGATTAGGAACTTATAA
- a CDS encoding aldo/keto reductase yields the protein MLEIPVSEANYLLNRYLDEGGNYIETAASYGDGESERKIGQCVSVRRKEFILATKSGERSKDGLLGSLERSLHNLNTDYVDLLIMHAVGTMEELDQILAPDGALEGALQAKEEGRIHHIGISMHGQPDVLIRALEEYPFEAVMTTINYYDHFNFPEIQEVLIPLAHKKNTAIILMKPVADGLLWRSAPQAFRYAFSQPVSIVVAGINNRELLEADLRYANEFNAMSEEEIEDLYTNAPELGTYVCRQCGKCMVCPERIPLTDIFLYEGYFDRQMADGIVTNASDYALKERLRFWFGNRDMAMNLYHKLEVKADSCTDCGKCTPECPYGIDVRRKLGIAEYKLAKKDIY from the coding sequence TTGCTGGAAATTCCAGTAAGCGAGGCGAACTATCTATTGAACCGATATCTAGATGAAGGGGGTAATTATATTGAGACTGCTGCCAGCTATGGGGATGGTGAGTCAGAAAGAAAAATTGGACAATGTGTTTCAGTAAGAAGAAAAGAATTCATTCTGGCAACGAAGTCGGGAGAACGATCGAAAGACGGATTGTTAGGCTCTTTAGAGCGCAGCTTACATAATCTTAACACGGATTATGTGGATCTTCTTATTATGCATGCAGTGGGAACCATGGAGGAATTGGATCAGATACTTGCACCCGACGGTGCATTGGAAGGGGCATTGCAAGCGAAAGAGGAAGGCCGCATTCATCACATAGGAATCTCAATGCATGGACAGCCTGATGTCTTAATCCGAGCATTAGAGGAGTATCCTTTTGAGGCTGTTATGACGACCATTAATTATTATGATCATTTCAACTTCCCTGAAATACAAGAGGTACTGATTCCGTTAGCGCACAAGAAAAATACTGCCATTATCTTAATGAAACCGGTGGCAGACGGTTTATTGTGGCGCTCTGCTCCACAGGCATTTCGTTATGCATTTAGTCAGCCGGTTTCCATTGTGGTTGCAGGTATCAATAATAGAGAATTATTAGAGGCGGATTTACGGTACGCGAATGAATTCAATGCAATGTCTGAGGAAGAGATTGAGGATTTATATACGAATGCTCCGGAGCTTGGTACCTATGTATGCAGACAATGTGGGAAATGTATGGTTTGTCCAGAGAGGATTCCCCTTACTGATATCTTCCTTTATGAAGGTTATTTCGACCGGCAAATGGCAGATGGTATCGTAACCAATGCTTCCGATTATGCCTTAAAGGAAAGGCTGCGCTTTTGGTTTGGTAATCGAGATATGGCTATGAACCTTTATCACAAATTGGAGGTTAAGGCTGACAGCTGTACCGATTGCGGCAAATGTACGCCGGAATGTCCTTACGGCATCGATGTAAGACGTAAATTAGGAATCGCAGAGTATAAATTGGCAAAGAAAGATATTTATTAA
- a CDS encoding ABC transporter permease → MKILSFIHCEALKVLRSSVFWIMVAAFATMPIMLGLVTYINAADVGWKPYLTDLLGTITALLVIGFSFTACWVFGREYTDKTINELLVKPVSKFYVVLSKFIVIFLWDVLLASFMFAVVFIMGILIGLHGGTWMLIMNNFLTFMVTSLLIMVVSTISALLANVSKGYLAPIGFAFLIVVISNVIAQAGLAAYFPWTIPSLFISNVPLGFASIAILAVTGITGFIGTVAWWRFADQQ, encoded by the coding sequence ATGAAAATATTATCATTTATACATTGTGAAGCCCTTAAAGTATTACGCTCAAGCGTTTTTTGGATCATGGTTGCCGCGTTTGCCACTATGCCAATTATGCTTGGTTTAGTCACCTATATCAATGCTGCTGATGTCGGATGGAAACCATACCTAACAGACTTACTCGGCACTATCACTGCCCTTTTGGTAATTGGCTTCTCTTTCACCGCTTGTTGGGTCTTCGGACGTGAATATACAGATAAAACAATCAATGAATTGCTGGTGAAACCCGTATCTAAATTTTATGTGGTACTTTCAAAGTTCATTGTAATTTTTCTTTGGGATGTCTTATTGGCTTCTTTCATGTTCGCGGTCGTTTTCATTATGGGTATTTTGATAGGACTTCATGGTGGAACTTGGATGCTCATCATGAATAATTTTCTGACTTTTATGGTAACATCACTGCTAATTATGGTCGTCAGTACCATAAGTGCCCTATTGGCAAATGTCAGCAAGGGATATTTAGCTCCTATTGGATTTGCATTTCTAATTGTAGTCATTTCCAATGTCATTGCACAGGCTGGTCTTGCCGCTTACTTTCCTTGGACAATTCCATCATTATTTATTTCAAATGTTCCTCTTGGCTTTGCTAGTATCGCTATACTCGCTGTTACGGGAATAACGGGGTTTATTGGAACCGTTGCATGGTGGAGATTTGCCGATCAACAATAG
- a CDS encoding cupin domain-containing protein — MNKFIFNDYFQEPLGKIAKRMIFKSDNVIAFVLNIAKGEMLPGHTHLETTLLLQVMEGNAKVLTDGKETPLQAGELMQIDGQESMQVINTGEDVLRLYVTISPMGTEAFATDADV; from the coding sequence ATGAATAAGTTTATTTTCAATGATTATTTTCAAGAGCCTCTTGGGAAAATCGCCAAGCGGATGATCTTTAAAAGTGATAATGTAATTGCTTTTGTTCTAAACATTGCAAAAGGGGAAATGCTGCCGGGACACACACATTTAGAAACCACCCTTTTACTGCAGGTTATGGAGGGGAATGCCAAGGTTCTTACGGATGGAAAAGAGACTCCGCTGCAGGCAGGCGAGTTAATGCAGATTGATGGGCAGGAAAGCATGCAGGTAATAAATACAGGCGAAGATGTCCTGCGCCTTTATGTCACAATATCACCTATGGGTACAGAAGCTTTTGCAACAGATGCAGATGTTTAA